The following proteins are co-located in the Chloroflexia bacterium SDU3-3 genome:
- a CDS encoding N-6 DNA methylase yields MHHVERYLTDLRVIYAAGGVAETSGYPPLLALLSAVGAALAPRVLAVAHPASVGAGIPDLALYTGEQIARDGQPKSGLLPARGVVEVKGVAADIRALAASAQVKRYLDAYGLVLACTYRAFAVVTADASGAAVLGEVFELAPTADAFRAADPHTLAQQRGDDLIGFLTRVLLLKAPLRTPKDLAAILAAYAREAALLVERQSSLAAYAGLRSSLEAALGITFQGERGDHFFRSTLVQTLFYGIFSGWVLWHADEPDRTDQFSWRLAASYLHLPVLQSLFGQMVQQNRLRTLGLLDVLRWADEALARVERAVFFTAFAEREAVQYFYEPFLAAFDPELRRELGVWYTPPEIVRYQVERVDRALREELGVADGLADPNVLVLDPCCGTGAYLVGVIERIAATLRARGDDDLLASDLKQALTSRVFGFELLPAPFVVAHLQLGLLLQRHGAALEGEDRAAVYLTNALTGWERGGERAPFMFPELEQEREAASRVKHESRVLVVLGNPPYSGYAGIAMGEERTLSNAYRTTAHAPAPQGQGLNDLYVRFYRMAERQIVEGSGYGVVSYISNYSWLDGLSFTGMRERYMDVFDSIWVDNLHGDRIISEYAPDGRTSETVFAIQGNSVGIKIGTAIATLVRRRQHSAPAQVLYRDWQQARAEERRAALLASISEDAPAQNYTRIEPLLPIGLPLKPREVSADYLKWPLLPALFPISFPGVKTSRDDVVVDIDRERLERRMRAYFDPAISHEQMARIAPGAMESTARFAAEVVRTTLQKRGFLPENIIRYCYRPFDVRWLYWEPETKLLDEKRTDYKPHVFEGNIWIEGRQKQPMEHFDRGYVVNVLSDNFGNGLSNYFPLLLAQTSTSPQADMFGEDTPAEPQANLTPEASAYLGAVGGSAEELFYHAIATLHAPAYRSENAGALRQDWPRVPLPATADALQASAALGRQVAALLDPETPVAGVTSGTVRPELLAMARLRRADGSPVQPQSGDLALTAGWGYRGRGGIVMPARGRTSERPPSPDELAALGQAAALLGGATCDIWLNDTACWRNVPLAVWEYTIGGYQVLKKWLSYRERPLLERDLSPDEARHVTAVVRRIAALLLLGPALDASYRACAATPTP; encoded by the coding sequence ATGCACCATGTCGAGCGCTACCTGACCGATCTTCGCGTGATCTACGCCGCCGGAGGCGTGGCCGAGACATCCGGCTACCCGCCGCTGCTGGCCCTGCTCTCCGCCGTGGGGGCCGCGCTGGCCCCGCGCGTGCTGGCCGTCGCCCACCCCGCCAGCGTGGGCGCGGGCATCCCCGACCTGGCGCTCTACACCGGCGAGCAGATCGCCCGCGATGGCCAGCCCAAATCCGGGCTGCTGCCCGCCCGTGGCGTGGTCGAGGTGAAGGGCGTCGCCGCCGACATCCGCGCGCTGGCCGCCAGCGCCCAGGTCAAGCGCTACCTCGATGCCTACGGCCTGGTGCTGGCCTGCACCTACCGCGCCTTCGCGGTGGTGACGGCGGATGCCAGCGGCGCTGCCGTGCTGGGCGAGGTCTTCGAGCTGGCCCCCACCGCCGATGCCTTCCGCGCCGCCGACCCGCACACCCTGGCCCAGCAGCGCGGCGATGACCTGATCGGCTTCCTCACCCGCGTGCTGCTGCTCAAGGCCCCCCTGCGCACGCCCAAGGATCTGGCCGCCATCCTGGCCGCCTACGCCCGCGAGGCCGCCCTGCTGGTCGAGCGCCAGAGCTCGCTGGCGGCCTACGCGGGCCTGCGCAGCAGCCTAGAGGCCGCCCTGGGCATCACCTTCCAGGGCGAGCGCGGCGACCACTTCTTCCGCTCGACCTTGGTGCAGACGCTGTTCTACGGCATCTTCTCCGGCTGGGTGCTCTGGCACGCCGATGAGCCAGACCGCACCGACCAGTTCTCGTGGCGGCTGGCCGCTTCCTACCTGCACCTGCCCGTGCTCCAGAGCCTGTTCGGCCAGATGGTGCAGCAGAACCGCCTGCGCACCCTGGGCCTGCTGGATGTGCTGAGATGGGCCGATGAGGCGCTGGCCCGTGTGGAGCGGGCGGTGTTCTTCACGGCCTTCGCCGAGCGCGAGGCGGTGCAGTATTTCTACGAGCCGTTCCTGGCCGCCTTCGACCCCGAGCTGCGCCGCGAGCTGGGCGTGTGGTACACCCCGCCCGAGATCGTGCGCTACCAGGTGGAGCGCGTGGACCGCGCCCTGCGCGAGGAGCTGGGCGTGGCCGATGGCCTGGCCGACCCCAATGTGCTGGTGCTCGACCCCTGCTGCGGCACGGGGGCGTACCTGGTGGGGGTGATCGAGCGGATCGCGGCGACGCTGCGGGCCAGGGGCGATGATGATCTGCTGGCCAGCGACCTCAAGCAGGCGCTCACCAGCCGCGTGTTTGGCTTCGAGCTGCTGCCCGCGCCCTTTGTGGTGGCCCACCTTCAGCTTGGCCTGCTGCTGCAGCGCCACGGCGCGGCGCTGGAGGGCGAGGACCGCGCCGCTGTCTACCTGACCAATGCGCTCACCGGCTGGGAGCGCGGCGGCGAGCGCGCGCCGTTTATGTTCCCCGAGCTGGAGCAGGAGCGCGAGGCCGCCAGCCGCGTAAAGCACGAGTCGCGGGTGCTGGTGGTGCTGGGCAACCCGCCCTACTCCGGCTACGCCGGCATCGCCATGGGCGAGGAGCGCACGCTCTCCAACGCCTACCGCACCACCGCCCACGCGCCCGCGCCCCAGGGACAGGGCCTCAACGATCTGTATGTGCGCTTCTACCGCATGGCCGAGCGCCAGATCGTGGAGGGCAGCGGCTATGGCGTGGTCAGCTATATCTCCAACTACTCCTGGCTCGATGGCCTCTCGTTCACTGGCATGCGCGAGCGCTACATGGATGTGTTCGATTCGATCTGGGTCGACAACCTCCATGGGGATCGCATTATTTCCGAATATGCACCCGATGGCCGCACGAGCGAGACGGTTTTTGCCATCCAAGGTAATTCGGTGGGCATTAAGATCGGCACCGCGATTGCCACGCTGGTGCGGCGGCGTCAGCATTCCGCGCCTGCGCAGGTGCTTTATAGAGATTGGCAGCAGGCCCGCGCCGAAGAGCGCCGCGCCGCATTACTTGCAAGTATCAGCGAAGATGCGCCCGCGCAGAACTATACGAGAATTGAGCCACTCCTTCCTATCGGTCTGCCGCTGAAGCCGCGCGAAGTCTCAGCCGACTACCTCAAATGGCCGCTGCTGCCCGCGCTCTTCCCAATCTCGTTTCCTGGCGTGAAGACCAGCCGCGATGATGTGGTGGTGGACATCGACCGCGAGCGGCTGGAGCGGCGTATGCGGGCCTACTTCGACCCCGCGATCAGCCACGAGCAGATGGCCCGCATCGCCCCAGGCGCAATGGAGAGCACCGCGCGGTTTGCCGCCGAAGTGGTGCGCACCACGCTCCAGAAGCGCGGCTTCTTGCCAGAGAACATCATCCGCTACTGCTACCGCCCGTTTGATGTGCGCTGGCTTTACTGGGAGCCAGAGACCAAGCTGCTTGATGAGAAGCGCACAGACTACAAACCGCATGTGTTTGAAGGGAATATCTGGATAGAAGGGCGCCAGAAACAGCCCATGGAACATTTTGATCGAGGATATGTGGTCAATGTTCTATCAGATAACTTTGGCAATGGTCTATCAAATTATTTTCCGCTCCTCCTAGCCCAAACCTCGACATCCCCCCAAGCCGACATGTTCGGCGAGGACACGCCCGCCGAGCCGCAGGCCAACCTCACCCCCGAGGCCAGCGCCTACCTGGGCGCGGTCGGCGGCAGCGCCGAGGAGCTGTTCTACCACGCCATCGCCACGCTGCACGCCCCGGCCTACCGCAGCGAGAACGCCGGAGCGCTGCGGCAGGACTGGCCGCGCGTGCCGCTGCCCGCCACGGCGGACGCGCTGCAGGCCTCGGCGGCGCTGGGGCGGCAGGTCGCCGCCCTGCTCGACCCCGAGACCCCGGTGGCGGGCGTCACCAGCGGCACCGTGCGCCCCGAGCTGCTGGCCATGGCGCGGCTGCGGCGGGCCGACGGCAGCCCCGTGCAGCCGCAGTCGGGCGATCTGGCGCTGACCGCAGGCTGGGGCTACCGAGGCCGGGGCGGCATCGTCATGCCCGCGCGCGGGCGCACCAGCGAGCGCCCGCCCAGCCCCGACGAGCTGGCCGCCCTAGGCCAGGCCGCCGCGCTGCTGGGCGGGGCCACCTGCGACATCTGGCTGAACGACACCGCCTGCTGGCGCAACGTGCCGCTGGCCGTGTGGGAATACACCATCGGCGGCTACCAGGTGCTCAAGAAATGGCTCTCCTACCGCGAGCGGCCCCTGCTAGAGCGCGACCTCAGCCCCGACGAGGCCCGCCACGTCACCGCCGTGGTGCGGCGGATCGCCGCCCTGCTGCTGCTCGGCCCCGCGCTGGATGCCAGCTACCGCGCCTGCGCCGCCACGCCCACCCCGTAG